From a region of the Micropterus dolomieu isolate WLL.071019.BEF.003 ecotype Adirondacks linkage group LG21, ASM2129224v1, whole genome shotgun sequence genome:
- the commd10 gene encoding COMM domain-containing protein 10 isoform X1: MTSIIKETQSIKEAVTFINAIDVNKFSRLISRIIQKLHLKGERTFSEEEEQKLQAALSLDKQALNLVLETVAFILEQAVYHNVKPASLQQQLEAVQLNPDKAEMFSQTWATAGPELVERLKHNIFAPKKLEYVGWQLNLQMAQSSQARLQSPSAVLQFGLRNEDSEMVIPLVSVLTQRQPYIWLQSNCSVKTRDQGACYLKPPRSLCSLERLTRIGQHSFNCIHLCTVSRLVYNMF; encoded by the exons ATGACTTCTattataaaagaaacacaaag CATAAAAGAAGCGGTGACTTTCATCAACGCCATTGATGTGAACAAGTTCTCCAGGCTGATCTCACGCATCATACAAAAGCTTCATCTGAAG GGAGAGCGGACATTCAGTGAAGAAGAGGAGCAAAAACTTCAGGCTGCTCTCTCACTGGATAAACAGGCTCTGAATCTAGTCCTGGAAACTGTCGCCTTCATACTAGAGCAG gCAGTGTATCATAATGTAAAGCCGGCCTCTCTGCAGCAACAGCTGGAGGCGGTTCAACTAAACCCAGACAAGGCTGAGATGTTCTCTCAAACCTGGGCCACTGCTGGACCTGAGCTGGTGGAGAGACTAAAGCACAATATCTTTGCTCCTAAGAAG ctAGAGTATGTCGGCTGGCAGTTAAACCTGCAGATGGCCCAGTCCAGCCAAGCCAGACTGCAGTCTCCCAGTGCTGTCCTCCAATTTGGGCTCCGCAATGAAGACTCTGAG ATGGTAATCCCACTGGTGTCTGTCTTGACCCAGAGGCAGCCGTACATCTGGCTCCAGAGTAACTGTAGTGTAAAGACCCGAGATCAGGGAGCTTGTTATCTGAAACCCCCAAGGTCTCTTTGTTCTCTTGAGAGACTGACTAGAATTGGACAGCATTCATTCAACTGTATCCATTTATGCACAGTATCCAGGCTTGTTTACAATATGTTTTAG